GTCGGCGGCGCGATCGAGCGCGAACGGATGGGCAGCAGCGATCTCGGCACCCGGCTGGCCAAGGCCGGGGCGGGGCTGGCCATTGACGGCCTCGTCACGCCCGAAGCCGTCGCCACGCTCGTGCGGAGCGGGCAGGCGGCGGGCGTAACCGTCGCGCGGCGAGAGGATGCGACCGAGCCAGTCGAATGGCACATCGAAGGAGACGGCCTCCACGCATTTAGGCTGGTGACATCGGATAGCGATGGCGCGCTGATATTCCGGCGCGACGGGCTGGGCTGGAAATTGGCGGGAATCGATCTCGATGGGATCTGATCCGGATCGCCGTTTTCGCATGACGTTCACTGCCGGGGCGGAGCACATCGATTTCATGGGCCACGTCAACAACGCGGTCTGGCTGCAATGGGCGCAGGATATCGCCACCGCGCATTGGGAGGCGGTGGCCGATCCCGCCCATGTCGAGGCATACCTGTGGGTCGTGACCCGGCACGAGATCGACTATCGCGGCAATATTGCCGAGGGCGAGAGTGTGATCGGCGCAACCCGGATCGA
The sequence above is a segment of the Croceicoccus naphthovorans genome. Coding sequences within it:
- a CDS encoding DUF2939 domain-containing protein, giving the protein MKRLIVLLIVAAAVAGGWFVGSRFYALYDLREAARSGDVARLEGRVDFPAFRDSLKAEVGGAIERERMGSSDLGTRLAKAGAGLAIDGLVTPEAVATLVRSGQAAGVTVARREDATEPVEWHIEGDGLHAFRLVTSDSDGALIFRRDGLGWKLAGIDLDGI
- a CDS encoding acyl-CoA thioesterase: MTFTAGAEHIDFMGHVNNAVWLQWAQDIATAHWEAVADPAHVEAYLWVVTRHEIDYRGNIAEGESVIGATRIEQPPTGARFERLIDFMRAEGGKPLVSVRSTWAMIARDTGRLQRVPQDVAKRFLPAE